The sequence below is a genomic window from Anaerocolumna chitinilytica.
TGGTGTTATTTAATCTGGGAATTCCTTTTTTCAGAATATAATCGGTTTTATTTTCTTGCATATTCCTCATCACCCTTCCAGATTTGTTTGATAAACTACTGCTTACCTAATACCCAAATCTGTTTCTTTCACAATACGAAATAGAAGGATACACACAAAAAAAGCTCGTTCTTAAAATCGAGCTTAGACTGAAATATATCCTATTTCGTGCAACTGGCTGTCATATCTGCATACAGATTTAGACCCTAAGCTTTGCGTCCTCATCTTTCAATGAGTTTGCCCCTATAAACATAGGTCCATTGTACTATAATTCGTGGAATTTTGCAATTCAAATCATGTACCATAATATTACATATTTCACCTGACTTACCTTCATTTTCCGTTACATAACGGAAATAAAAAAGAAGGAGGCTTAATAAAAACCTCCCTCATTTTGTACAATTTATTTCCAATTTTGAAAAATCACCGTAGCTTCGGTTAGATAATCTTTGCTGATTGTAATCGAAGTGTCATCTGCTGTTTTATATTCATCGGTAATCGGAACCGGATTACAGCCGCCTTTTACAACTTCTACCTGATCCATTGAGAAATGATTTCCGCAGTTCTGGCACACCAGCTCGTCTCCCTCTTGCTTGTAATAGCCTTTTCCGGAAGAATAGCAGACCTGGCAGGTATTAAAGGCTGTCCTAATTGTACCATCCGGAGCTTTTACCGCCAGCACTTCCAATTCAGTACCGTCAATCTTTGCAGGAAAGAACTTAGCTGTTTCCGTAATGTCCTTAACCGGTATAACAATATCACTGTCTGTTACTTTAGCTGCCCTTAATTTATCCGAATCTCCTCCGCTTCCGGCTGGTTTTCCAAAGCTATTGAAGCCAAAGGCAATTGCCAGTATTGCGAGAACAGAGATTGTAAGAATTAAGTATCTCGTCGTATTTGATTTTTTATTCTGTTTGTTCGTCATTCATTGATACCCCTTTTTTATTATTTTTACTTTTATGGTATTTAAAATAATGCTTTTATTTTATCAGTGGAATATGCAGATTGTATGGAGAGAGAAATAAAAAAGGGACTATCATTACAGTCCCTTTAAAGCCATGGCTTTATTTGAGATATTCTTTACCAAGTACCCGCCAATGTGTCAAAGCAGGAAATGGGGAAGGATCCTTCTCATCTTTTATAAGTTTGCACAATTTCACACTTTCTGCAATCATTCCGTTCAAATCATATATCTGATCCCTGCCTGTCTTATTTAATTGCAGTGTCATTGTACAGCCATTTCCAAAAATAACATCAAGCTGCTTCCAGTAATTATCATGGGGAAAATCTGACCTTAGATTTATTATCAGCTTATTCATTACAACAAGACGGCCAAAATCAATCTGAATTTCAGCATCCGGGTCCTCGTTATCTCCCCATGAGGTAAAGGGCCATACACCATGTCCGCAGGTTTCTTTCAGACCATCAATGGTATTCCTTGCGGCAAAGATAGATTCATCCCTTGTTTCTACACTTGCTTTGCAATGAGGAAATACCGTAGATTCATAACGCACATCCAAGGGATTTGTGCTGATATCCCTCTCTTCCTTCCATAACTCAGACGGTTGCACTGAAATATCCAGAATATGATATTCTCCTTCAAATGCCCCTGCAGGATATGGCATTCTATCTTCGCCAAAAGGAATCGGGAATTCAAATCTTCCGCCAATACTATAAACATCCGCCTTTTCAATACTAGCATCCAGCTTTACGCTAAGAAATTGGGGGTTATCCGTATCAATAACAATACGATCTCCATCCTTATACTTGTGAAATAACAAATGATGAATGTGTTCATTATCTTCTTGCTCCATGAAGCATTCATCTTCTTTATTATATAATGCAATCTTAATCATGTAATTCTCCTCTTCCTAAAAGGTAATCATACTCTCCTCTTCATAAATACCGATATTTTGCCGATACACCGAAGGACTCATTCCGGTTACCTTTTTAAACACTCTGGAGAAATATTTATCATCATGAAATCCTACCTTAAAGGCTATTTCATAGACTTTCATTTTCCCGTCGTGCATATAGGCACAGGCTCTGTTTATTCTCTCCTGATTCAGATAATCAACAAAACCACAGCCCAGGTTCTGGGTAAATAAAGTTGAAAGATATGCCATAGACAAACCGACTCTCTCAGCTACCAATGCAAGGCTTAACTCCTCTGTCAGATGTTCCTTGATGTATTTTTTTGCCATTTTAACCTGGTAATTTTTTTCTGACTCTAAAGCCGTATTCTTTTTTATTTTTTGTACTGCAAAACTTTCCAGCTTGGTAAGAATCTCTATTGCTTTGCAGGGCTTTAATAAATAATCTCTGGCCCCCAGTCGAATTGCCTGCTGGGCATAGGAAAATGTATCATATCCGGATAGAATAATAGTCTCCGGACAGATTCCTGCCACCCTGGATTCCTCCATGACCTCAATACCGGTTTTCACCGGCATCTGAACATCCAAAAGCATAACATCCGGCCGATTTCGGTAAATTAAATCCAATGCCTCCTGTCCATTGCTGACAGAATCAATTCTGGTAAAAACAGTTGTATTTTTTCGAATATAATTAACCATAGCTGTAAGGATATTCTCCTCATCATCAGCTATTAATAAATGTAAACCTTCCTTCTCCATAAAGCACCCCATAGTTGTTTTCTCACTCCGTTACAATAGGTATCCTGATTGAAACTATCGTTCCTTCCTGCGGTCTGCTAATAATCTCAAGTTTGAAATCGGCCCCATACCTTAATTTCAAACGTTCACGCACATTCCTGATAGCATAACCGCCAACATGTTCATTGTTCTTCGTGTCATCAACTTTTCCATACAAAATCTCATCTGCTTCATTTTGTTCCATACCAACGCCATTATCACTTATTGTAAATACCAGGAAATCATCTTCCTTTCTTCCTACAATACTCACGCTGCCGCCTCTGTCTATGAATTCCAGACCATGTACAACGGCATTTTCTACAAAAGGCTGCAAGGTCAGCTTACCAATCATATAATTTCCGATGGACTCCTCCACCTGAATCTCGTAAGACAATCTTTTTGAAAATCTCATTTTCTGTATATGAAGATAACAGCCTATCAGTTCAACTTCTTTCTTTACCGGTATTTCTGAATTTCCCTGGCTTAAGACTAATCGGAATAAGGTGGACAAGGCCAATATATTATCGGCTATTTTTTCATTTTGCTCCTCCTCAGCCTGCCAGTACAGGGAATCGAGGACATTATATAAGAAATGCGGATTTATCTGAGCTTGTAATGCATTCAGCTCACTTTCACGCTCTTTCAATTCCATGACATAGTTTGTATTGATTAACTCCCTGATATCCTTTACCATTCGATTAAAAGATACGGAAAGCCTTCCGATTTCATCTTCACTTTCCACAGTAATATACGTATTAAAATCTCCATTACTGAACTGTTCCATCGAATCATAAAGCTGCTTTGTCGGTCTTGATAATGCCTTTGATATCAACAGTGAGAATGGTCCTGAGCCAATCAACAGAACCACAACGAGAGCAATGGGCAGTATCAATCCCTCTCTCATCTTCGACCTCACATTTTTTACAGGCAGCATATAACAGACACCAACATCTGTATCTTTGCATTTACTGATAAAGATATAATTCTCATTCCTAATAATAAACTTAGGCCTATCGACACAAGATTCATCCAGATATTTTTTCTTTACTATTTCTGATAAAAGTGTCTCATCTACCTTTCCCACTTCTGTAAAGATTTCCCCGCTGCCGGTTATTACAGCAATTCCTTCGTTTTTATTCTGAAGCAGTTTCTTACAGATTTCACTGTAGTTAAGTACATCCACACCTAATACCAAAAAGCCGATTTTATCCTTCTTTGACAAGTCATATAGCATCCGGCAGGCAACAACTTTATCTTTCGTGTTCTTTAGATATAGACCGGAATTACCGGAATGAACTTTTTCCCAGATTACATCTCCTTTTGCCTGCAATGCCTTCTCATAG
It includes:
- a CDS encoding DUF2318 domain-containing protein, which codes for MTNKQNKKSNTTRYLILTISVLAILAIAFGFNSFGKPAGSGGDSDKLRAAKVTDSDIVIPVKDITETAKFFPAKIDGTELEVLAVKAPDGTIRTAFNTCQVCYSSGKGYYKQEGDELVCQNCGNHFSMDQVEVVKGGCNPVPITDEYKTADDTSITISKDYLTEATVIFQNWK
- a CDS encoding carbohydrate-binding protein, with amino-acid sequence MIKIALYNKEDECFMEQEDNEHIHHLLFHKYKDGDRIVIDTDNPQFLSVKLDASIEKADVYSIGGRFEFPIPFGEDRMPYPAGAFEGEYHILDISVQPSELWKEERDISTNPLDVRYESTVFPHCKASVETRDESIFAARNTIDGLKETCGHGVWPFTSWGDNEDPDAEIQIDFGRLVVMNKLIINLRSDFPHDNYWKQLDVIFGNGCTMTLQLNKTGRDQIYDLNGMIAESVKLCKLIKDEKDPSPFPALTHWRVLGKEYLK
- a CDS encoding response regulator transcription factor, with the translated sequence MEKEGLHLLIADDEENILTAMVNYIRKNTTVFTRIDSVSNGQEALDLIYRNRPDVMLLDVQMPVKTGIEVMEESRVAGICPETIILSGYDTFSYAQQAIRLGARDYLLKPCKAIEILTKLESFAVQKIKKNTALESEKNYQVKMAKKYIKEHLTEELSLALVAERVGLSMAYLSTLFTQNLGCGFVDYLNQERINRACAYMHDGKMKVYEIAFKVGFHDDKYFSRVFKKVTGMSPSVYRQNIGIYEEESMITF
- a CDS encoding sensor histidine kinase; this translates as MKKFRYYYSKMQIRYKIILSIYAILLPVIITISVFLYINENRQIKKEMIQLYERFSQSIRDDISYMQQDILDIEDYYAVNSEIHKVLIADKASFEGDDLFWYSNTPISFQQDMLAIKSHVKTLILYPENGLDPYYQSRDASVHNTSLNKIRKLPIYEKALQAKGDVIWEKVHSGNSGLYLKNTKDKVVACRMLYDLSKKDKIGFLVLGVDVLNYSEICKKLLQNKNEGIAVITGSGEIFTEVGKVDETLLSEIVKKKYLDESCVDRPKFIIRNENYIFISKCKDTDVGVCYMLPVKNVRSKMREGLILPIALVVVLLIGSGPFSLLISKALSRPTKQLYDSMEQFSNGDFNTYITVESEDEIGRLSVSFNRMVKDIRELINTNYVMELKERESELNALQAQINPHFLYNVLDSLYWQAEEEQNEKIADNILALSTLFRLVLSQGNSEIPVKKEVELIGCYLHIQKMRFSKRLSYEIQVEESIGNYMIGKLTLQPFVENAVVHGLEFIDRGGSVSIVGRKEDDFLVFTISDNGVGMEQNEADEILYGKVDDTKNNEHVGGYAIRNVRERLKLRYGADFKLEIISRPQEGTIVSIRIPIVTE